One window of Ralstonia pickettii DTP0602 genomic DNA carries:
- a CDS encoding branched-chain amino acid ABC transporter substrate-binding protein (K01999: livK; branched-chain amino acid transport system substrate-binding protein), whose amino-acid sequence MPNLPRLLPAAVLTALLCASATALADIRVGIDVSTTGPAASIGIPSKNTVLMWPQTLGGQKAHYVILDDGSDPAAAVRNVRKLISEEKVDVIVGPNITPTAIAALDAVSESETPMVALAASAAIVEPQTDTKRRWAFKMPQNDSHMATVLTEYMSNHGVKTVGFIGFADAYGESWWREFSKLAEVRKIRVVANERFSRNDTSVTGQVLKLMAANPDAVLIAGAGTPSVLPQKTLGERGYKGKVYQTHGIATWDFLRMGGKDVEGTLFPTGPVVVARQLPESHPVRKVALDFVNRYEAKYGADSVTQFAGDAWGAWMLLDDATRRALKTGAQPGTREFRAAMRDALESTTNLTIPNGVMNMNPKDHQGFDQRSRVMGVIRNGKFAYAGEK is encoded by the coding sequence ATGCCGAACCTGCCCCGCCTGCTGCCCGCCGCCGTGCTCACCGCCCTGCTCTGCGCCAGCGCCACCGCGCTGGCTGACATCCGCGTCGGCATCGACGTATCCACCACCGGGCCAGCGGCCTCGATCGGCATCCCCTCCAAGAACACCGTGCTGATGTGGCCGCAGACGCTGGGCGGCCAGAAGGCGCATTACGTGATCCTGGACGACGGCTCCGACCCGGCCGCGGCGGTGCGCAACGTGCGCAAGCTGATTTCCGAGGAAAAGGTCGACGTGATCGTCGGCCCCAACATCACGCCCACCGCCATCGCCGCGCTCGACGCCGTGTCCGAGAGCGAGACGCCGATGGTGGCGCTGGCGGCCTCGGCCGCCATCGTCGAGCCCCAGACCGACACCAAGCGCCGCTGGGCCTTCAAGATGCCGCAGAACGACTCGCACATGGCGACCGTGCTGACCGAGTACATGAGCAACCACGGCGTCAAGACCGTCGGCTTTATCGGCTTTGCCGACGCCTATGGCGAAAGCTGGTGGCGCGAGTTCTCGAAGCTGGCCGAGGTGCGCAAGATCAGGGTCGTTGCCAACGAGCGCTTCTCGCGCAACGACACCTCGGTGACCGGCCAGGTGCTCAAGCTGATGGCCGCCAACCCCGACGCGGTGCTGATCGCCGGCGCCGGCACGCCCTCGGTGCTGCCGCAGAAGACGCTGGGCGAGCGCGGCTACAAAGGCAAGGTCTACCAGACCCACGGCATCGCCACCTGGGACTTCCTGCGCATGGGCGGCAAGGACGTGGAAGGCACGCTGTTCCCGACCGGCCCGGTGGTGGTCGCGCGCCAGCTGCCCGAGAGCCACCCGGTGCGCAAGGTCGCGCTGGACTTCGTCAACCGCTACGAGGCCAAGTACGGCGCCGACAGCGTGACCCAGTTCGCCGGCGACGCCTGGGGCGCATGGATGCTGCTCGACGATGCCACGCGCCGCGCGCTCAAGACGGGCGCCCAGCCCGGCACGCGCGAATTCCGCGCCGCCATGCGCGACGCGCTGGAATCCACCACCAACCTCACCATCCCCAATGGCGTGATGAACATGAACCCGAAGGACCACCAGGGCTTCGACCAGCGTTCACGCGTGATGGGGGTGATCCGCAACGGCAAGTTCGCCTATGCGGGCGAAAAGTAG
- a CDS encoding methylase encodes MSPERELPRIHWTEDGAERSAAWRSEAGTTPPRRVVIADDTTSADTAYRLACEGTALLWRGDFQNARQLLQAMARRTERKPKKASRPGQKAKAAAPHSPTEAFHLHRLAQSQRARTLGMLLLPFEADHSVPLRRAPDVREACEQVYGPADEPYVASMRELLGMIGAYEWRKKGVEIPALEDRIHPWYGVFSPVRGEYVDLVAAEPLPAKTLAFDIGTGTGVLAAVLARRGVKRIVATDQDPRALACARENIDRLGYAGQVEIVQADLFPEGRAPLVVCNPPWVPARPSSPVERAVYDPDSAMLRGFLQGLAVHLEPDGEGWLLLSDLAEHLGLRPREELMGWIEAAGLKVLGRSDIRPRHPRASDAIDPLHAARSAEVTTLWRLGAR; translated from the coding sequence GTGAGCCCCGAGCGCGAACTGCCCCGGATCCACTGGACCGAAGACGGCGCCGAACGCAGCGCCGCCTGGCGCTCCGAAGCCGGCACCACGCCGCCGCGGCGCGTGGTGATCGCCGACGACACCACCAGCGCCGACACCGCCTACCGCCTGGCCTGCGAGGGCACCGCCCTGCTCTGGCGCGGCGACTTCCAGAACGCGCGCCAACTGCTGCAGGCAATGGCCCGCCGCACCGAACGCAAGCCCAAGAAGGCCAGCCGGCCCGGCCAGAAGGCCAAGGCCGCGGCGCCGCACTCACCCACCGAGGCCTTCCACCTGCACCGGCTGGCGCAGTCGCAGCGCGCCCGCACGCTGGGCATGCTGCTGCTGCCTTTCGAGGCCGACCACAGCGTACCGCTGCGCCGCGCGCCGGACGTGCGCGAGGCCTGCGAGCAGGTCTATGGCCCGGCCGACGAACCCTACGTTGCGTCGATGCGCGAGCTGCTCGGCATGATCGGCGCCTATGAATGGCGCAAGAAAGGCGTGGAGATCCCGGCGCTGGAAGACCGCATCCACCCCTGGTACGGCGTGTTCTCGCCGGTGCGCGGCGAGTATGTCGACCTGGTCGCGGCCGAGCCGCTTCCGGCGAAGACGCTGGCCTTCGACATCGGCACCGGCACCGGCGTGCTGGCCGCGGTGCTGGCCCGGCGCGGCGTGAAGCGCATCGTGGCGACCGACCAGGACCCGCGTGCGCTCGCCTGCGCCCGCGAGAACATCGACCGGCTCGGCTATGCCGGGCAGGTCGAGATCGTGCAGGCCGACCTGTTCCCCGAAGGCCGCGCGCCGCTGGTGGTGTGCAACCCGCCCTGGGTGCCGGCACGGCCCAGCTCGCCGGTCGAGCGCGCGGTCTACGATCCGGACAGCGCCATGCTGCGCGGCTTCCTGCAAGGGCTGGCCGTGCACCTGGAGCCGGACGGCGAAGGCTGGCTGCTGCTGTCGGACCTGGCCGAACACCTGGGCCTGCGTCCGCGCGAGGAACTGATGGGCTGGATCGAGGCAGCCGGGCTGAAGGTGCTGGGCCGCTCCGATATCCGCCCGCGCCACCCGCGCGCGAGCGACGCCATCGACCCGCTGCATGCGGCGCGTTCCGCCGAGGTGACCACGCTCTGGCGTCTGGGCGCGCGCTGA
- a CDS encoding tartronate semialdehyde reductase (NADH-dependent; catalyzed the reversible formation of glycerate from tartronate semialdehyde~K00042: E1.1.1.60, garR; 2-hydroxy-3-oxopropionate reductase [EC:1.1.1.60]), whose product MTTTPTTVAFIGLGAMGSHMVRHLLAAGHAVRAFVRRPEAAEAARAMGAEPYFTPAEAARGASVVFTNVTSSEDVREVLLGEQGVIHGAAPGTICVDHSTISPIVTREIAAALAARGIEALDCPVSGGTAGAEAATLTIMVGGKPEMLERVRPLLQLLGKTITHIGDNGAGQVAKLCNQIAQVVNIEGIAEAMRFAAAQNVDTGRVFEAMATGMAGSRMLDLMGPKMVARNFAAGIEARLHDKDFGLARDIAEEIGLDLPAMQATSAQLRMLMANGWGKDDTSSLLRVLED is encoded by the coding sequence ATGACCACCACCCCCACCACCGTTGCCTTTATCGGCCTGGGCGCCATGGGCTCGCACATGGTCCGCCACCTGCTGGCGGCCGGCCATGCCGTGCGCGCCTTCGTGCGCCGCCCGGAGGCCGCCGAGGCCGCGCGCGCCATGGGTGCGGAACCGTACTTCACGCCGGCCGAAGCCGCGCGCGGCGCCAGCGTCGTCTTCACCAACGTGACCTCGTCCGAAGACGTGCGCGAAGTGCTGCTGGGCGAGCAAGGCGTGATCCACGGCGCCGCGCCCGGCACCATCTGCGTGGACCACAGCACCATCTCGCCGATCGTCACGCGCGAGATCGCGGCGGCGCTGGCCGCGCGGGGCATCGAGGCGCTGGACTGCCCGGTGTCGGGCGGCACCGCGGGCGCCGAGGCCGCCACGCTTACCATCATGGTCGGCGGCAAGCCCGAGATGCTGGAGCGCGTGCGCCCGCTGCTGCAACTGCTGGGCAAGACCATCACCCATATCGGCGACAACGGCGCCGGCCAGGTCGCCAAGCTGTGCAACCAGATCGCGCAGGTGGTCAATATCGAAGGCATCGCCGAAGCCATGCGCTTTGCCGCCGCACAGAACGTCGATACCGGCCGCGTGTTCGAGGCCATGGCGACCGGCATGGCGGGCAGCCGCATGCTCGACCTGATGGGCCCCAAGATGGTGGCGCGCAACTTCGCCGCCGGCATCGAGGCGCGCCTGCACGACAAGGACTTCGGGCTGGCGCGCGATATCGCCGAGGAAATCGGCCTGGACCTGCCGGCGATGCAGGCCACCTCGGCGCAGTTGCGCATGCTGATGGCCAACGGCTGGGGCAAGGACGATACGTCGTCGCTGCTGCGCGTGCTCGAGGACTGA